In the genome of Diaphorobacter sp. HDW4A, the window TTGGCTCGCATTACCGGCTGGTGCGGCGAGGCAGTGCGATTGTGCTGTCGAGTCTGGAGGGGGTGGTGGCGGTGGCTGCAGCGCAGTTCATCAACGCGGCGCAGCAGCGTATCGTCACAGTGCTCGATGGTGTGGCTGAGGAGCCCGGGGGCAGTGGCTACGACATTCTGCTGGTCTTCGATGACGAGGAGACCTACTACGACTATGTCTCGCGCTACTACCCGCAGGAGGGCGAATTCGCGTTCAGCGGCGGCATGTTCATCAACGATGGCTGCGGGCATTTCGTGACGCGCAAGGCGGATGATCTCAAGGACATCGAGCCGACCATCGTGCACGAACTCACGCATGGCAGTCTCATGCATCTGTCGATTCCGCTGTGGCTCAACGAAGGCCTTGCGGTGAATACCGAGGAGCACCTGAGCGGCGGGCAGCGCCACCGGCATACGGCCAAGCAGCGCGATGCCATGCACCGCAAGTTCTGGAACACACGCACGATCCAGGAGTTCTGGACAGGCTACTCGTTCCAACGCCCCGATGAGGGCAATATGTTGTCCTACGATCTGGCGCAATTGCTGGTCAGGCATCTGTCCGCCGACTGGCCGCAGTTCGTGCGTTTTGCGAATGCGGCCGATGCGCGCGATGGCGGCGATGCGGCGGCGCGGCAGGCGCTTGGGGTGGATCTGGGCGAGTTGGTGAAGGCGCTGTTCGATGTGCAGGATGGACAAGATGTTGGAGGCACGCGCTGGAGTCCCGATCCGGCATCGTGGGGCGGAGGCGGAACCTTCACCGAAACCGCCTGAATTCACGGGGCCAACGCCCGGTGTGTCCATCCGTCCATGTAGACTGATTCCCATGGCATTCGCCACCTACATCATCCACAGGAGATAGCGCATGAAGCATGACGACATGAAACGCGATTTCGATTCGCTTTTGCCCGGCCAATCCAACGAATCGGGCGCATCGCGCCGCACGGCGCTGAAAGTGGCGCTGGGTGCGGGTTATGCGGCGGCGGTGGTGCCGGTCTGTGCGCAGACGGCGATGAAGACCTCGGCCGAGGGCCTCACCGTGGGTGATGTGCATTACGAGGTCAACGGCTTTCAGGTCAACGCCTACCGAGCGGTGCCCAAGGACAAGAAGAACGCGCCGGTGATTCTGGTGATCTCAGAGATCTTTGGCGTGCACGACTACATCGCCGACACCTGCCGCCGCCTCGCCAGGGAGGGCTACATGGCAATTGCGCCAGACCTGTTCGCGCGCCAGGGCGATCCGATGTCATACGGCGAGATCGCCAAGATCCAGAGTGAGGTGATCTCCAAGGTACCCGATGCGCAGGTCATGGGCGATCTCGACGCGACCGTGAAATGGGCCGGGGCGAACGGTGGCGACATCGGCAAGCTAGGCATCACCGGCTTCTGCTGGGGCGGCCGCATCACCTGGCTCTATTCGGCGCATGGCCCGGTCAAGGCGGGGGTGGCGTGGTACGGGCGCCTTGTGGGCGACGCCACGCAGAATACGCCCAAGCACCCGGTGGATCTTGCGCCAATCCTCAAGGCGCCGGTGCTGGGGCTGTATGGCGAAAAAGATGGCGGCATCCCCCTTGACACGATTGATAAGATGAAAGCAGCTCTCAAAGAGGGCTCTTCTGCCGCCAAGGCATCCGAGTTCGTGATCTACCCGGATGCACCGCATGCTTTCCACGCCGACTACCGCGCCAGCTTCCGCAAGGAGGCGGCCGAGGATGGCTGGAAGCGCGCACTGGCGTGGTTCAAGACGCACGGGGTGAGTTGATCGCTTTCTTTCAACGATCTCCCAGCCGCTGTCGGGGTCTGCCAAAACGAGGACAATGTGCCTTTTGGTGGCGTCCCCGCTCAGCCAGCGTGCAGCCAGGCAGGAGGAACACGGCGACGTTGAATAAGTCACCGTGTTTTGCGCGCTCCGAGTCGGGATGGGCTGCAAGGCGCAAAGCGCAGCAATAGCTACCGCTATTGCGAGCATTTGCAACGCCGCAGATCGCCCGAATCGGAGATGCGCGGAACGCGAGTGACTTGTTCAGCGTTGCCTCAAGCCCTACGGGGCTTTTTTTGTTGACGAAATAAACCATGCAGGTGCTGCCTGCCTGCGGGAAGAAGCTATGCAATTAATAGCAATTTTGACTGCCACACTGGCTGCTGGCATTGGGAGTGTCTGGATCGCCGCGTTGTTGATGCGCTTTGGTCTGGGCAATGGAAATCGCGTGGGAACGCAGCATCTGCTGAGTCTGGCTGCCGGGGCCTTGCTGGCTACCGCCTTCATGCATCTGCTGCCCGAGGCCTTCGAGGAAAGCCATGCGCATGCGCACGAACTGTTCCCGATTCTGCTGGTGGGGCTGGTGTTTTTCTTTCTGCTCGACAAGGCCGAGCTCTGGCATCACGGGCATGAGCACTACGATGCGCATCGCAACGAAGCGGGTGCTCACAAGCATGACCATGCCCACGACCATGAGCATGAGCATGAGCATCATGAACATGGGCATGCACATACGCACGGCAAACAGGGCGGAGGCTGGTCCATCCTCACCGGCGACAGCGTTCACTGCTTTGGAGACGGCGTGCTGATCGCCTCGGCCTTCATGGCCGACATGCGGCTGGGCATCGTCGCGGCCGTGTCGGTGCTGGCGCACGAGGTGCCGCACCATATCGGCGATCTGGTGGTGATGAGTCGGGGCAGTGTCGATCGCCGCGTTGCGCTGATCAAGGTGTCACTGGCTGGTGCGGTGACCGCGCTGGGTGGCCTTGCGGGCTATTTCCTGCTCAACCAACTGCACGATGGCCTGATGTACTTGCTGGTGATCGCATCCGCCAGCTTCATCTATGTGGCGCTGGCCGATTTGATTCCGCAACTGCAAAAGCGCCTCTCGGCGGCTCAGACCTTTGCGCAGATCGCCTGGCTCGTGGCGGGAATTCTGATTGTGACCCTCGTGAGCAAGGCTGCTCACGTTCACTGAGTTGAAAAGTGCATCCTCACCGCAGGGTGAGCGCCTCGCGCACGGCAGTCACCTGCCTGCGCGAGACGGGCAGCAGCTCAGCCAAGCCTTGCAGGCGTACGGCCCAGCCTTCGCCTTCCTCGGCGTCGTAATGTTTTTCAAGTGAACGCAGCGCCCGGCGCGCGACCAGCATGCTGCGGTGCACGCGCATGAAATGCTCGGCGTAGCGTGCTTCAAGCTCCGACAGCGATCCGTCCAGAATGTAGCTGCGCGCGAAGGTACGAACGGTCACGTATTTCTGCTCGGCCTTCAGATACAGCACCTCGGTCATCGGTATGCGCACCGTGCGGCCGCGCTCCTGAATGACGATGGAGGCCTCGTTGTCCTGCACAGACACCGTCGCTGCCTGCGTCTGCGCGCGCGGCAGGCGCTGCACCTTGGCAAGGGCCTGCTGCAGTCGCGCGAGACGCACGGGCTTGGTGAGATAGTCCGCCACATCGAGTTCGAACGCGCTGACCGCATGGTCCACATGCGCCGTCACGAAGACGATGGCGGGCGGGCTGGGCATTTGCTGGATGGTCTGCGCGAGCGACAGGCCGTCCTGACCGGGCATGTGGATGTCGAGCAGCACCAGATCAATGCCCGCGCCCGTGCGCTGCTGCAGCACGGTCAGGGCCTCGCCGGCGTGTGCGGCCTCCTGTACGGTGTAGTCGGCTTGGCAGTCGGACAGCAGCGTGCGAAGCCGGCTGCGGGCCAGCGCTTCATCGTCGACGATCAGGATGTTCATTCCGCTCGAGGGTTCTATGGAGTTAGTGAGTGTCTGACTGAGAGGCGGGCAGGGCGATGCGCACTCGATACAGGCCATTTTGCATGCCTGCGCTGAAGTCGCAATCCACGTCATGCAGCAAACGCAACCGCTCGCGCACATTGGCCAGGGCAA includes:
- a CDS encoding dienelactone hydrolase family protein, translating into MKHDDMKRDFDSLLPGQSNESGASRRTALKVALGAGYAAAVVPVCAQTAMKTSAEGLTVGDVHYEVNGFQVNAYRAVPKDKKNAPVILVISEIFGVHDYIADTCRRLAREGYMAIAPDLFARQGDPMSYGEIAKIQSEVISKVPDAQVMGDLDATVKWAGANGGDIGKLGITGFCWGGRITWLYSAHGPVKAGVAWYGRLVGDATQNTPKHPVDLAPILKAPVLGLYGEKDGGIPLDTIDKMKAALKEGSSAAKASEFVIYPDAPHAFHADYRASFRKEAAEDGWKRALAWFKTHGVS
- a CDS encoding ZIP family metal transporter; the encoded protein is MQLIAILTATLAAGIGSVWIAALLMRFGLGNGNRVGTQHLLSLAAGALLATAFMHLLPEAFEESHAHAHELFPILLVGLVFFFLLDKAELWHHGHEHYDAHRNEAGAHKHDHAHDHEHEHEHHEHGHAHTHGKQGGGWSILTGDSVHCFGDGVLIASAFMADMRLGIVAAVSVLAHEVPHHIGDLVVMSRGSVDRRVALIKVSLAGAVTALGGLAGYFLLNQLHDGLMYLLVIASASFIYVALADLIPQLQKRLSAAQTFAQIAWLVAGILIVTLVSKAAHVH
- a CDS encoding LytTR family DNA-binding domain-containing protein, which encodes MNILIVDDEALARSRLRTLLSDCQADYTVQEAAHAGEALTVLQQRTGAGIDLVLLDIHMPGQDGLSLAQTIQQMPSPPAIVFVTAHVDHAVSAFELDVADYLTKPVRLARLQQALAKVQRLPRAQTQAATVSVQDNEASIVIQERGRTVRIPMTEVLYLKAEQKYVTVRTFARSYILDGSLSELEARYAEHFMRVHRSMLVARRALRSLEKHYDAEEGEGWAVRLQGLAELLPVSRRQVTAVREALTLR